From Methylococcus capsulatus:
TACAGGCTGTCGCCGTCGGCGCCCGCCGCTGTAGCAGGGACGGAGAGGCAGAGGGGTCGCGTTTCCCGTTCCAAGGCATCCTGCCGAAAAATATTCGTGACGCCCGGAACGGCGCAAGCCGGATCGATATCCGCCGCATCGGAAGCGAACACCACCACCGAGCCATCGCCGCTGATCGCGGGAAAAAGACTGTTGCCGGTGGCCTGTTGTCCTTCACCATTCCGGCTAATCAACCTGCGATGGGCAGCGTCATCCTCCCACCGGAAAATCTGATCGCGCTGCTGTTCGCCGCGCTTCCGAACCACATTGGTGATGTAGGCCACACGGCTTGCGTCCGCGCTGACCGAAGGCAGGCCGCTGGTCCGTACGGGCGGACTGACGGCCTTGAGGGTCGGCACGGCGGCCTCGGCAACCCCTCCCGACAGCAGCGCCACCAGCACGCAGAGCGGCAAGACAGGATTCGAGTCAACACGGCCGCTGTAGCCAAGGCGATTAATCATACTGGATCTCCAAACAGGCCAAGTACTCAATACCAATCTCAACGGCAAGGTCCGTGCTTTTTATTGGGACAGATCGTCGACCCTGTCGTGATAGCAGCCGCAAGATTAGCGCCCTTCGCTCCGGAAAGGTCGGCTCCATTCAAATCCGCGCCGTATAAATTCGCACTAGATAAGTCCGCATTGGACAGATTAGCCCGCGACAGATCGGCCCTGCGTAGGATAGCTCCGCTCAAATCCGCCCTGGGCAGATTGGCAGACTCCAGGTTCCCCATACTCAGGTCGACACCAGCCAGATCCGCACCAGGCAAGTTGGCCTTCCACAGATCCTTTTTAAAATCAATAAGGGACGCTTCGGGGGCCCACGCAGGGCCGTCCAAACGAATCAAGATATTGCCTTGCGTCGCCATCGCCCAGTTCTGCTTATTCATCACACGCCACACCCCGTCACCTACCCAACGCAACTCCACGACGGGAGGAAAATCAAGGGTTTTCCATCCCCACCAATTATAATATATCTCTAGCCTCGCCGTTTGCTCCTTGGAGCAGCCCAATTCATCCAGGTCGAAGGTGCGATATTGTTCAACTGGGATATCGCCGGCATTAAGTTCTTTGTCACAGCCTTTCAGTGCGAAACTGGCAACAAACCATCCGTAGTTTGTTACTGTCACCGAAGCGGGCTGAGCCTCGGCGGCAATCGAAAGCAGCAAACACATGCCGAGTTTAATGATGCCTGCCAGAAACCGCTGCTGTAACGTGATAGTCGGGTTATTCAGCATATATCTCCTACCATATCCTCTGACAAACTCATGACAGTCTCCGATTGCCAACTGGAAAACTCGCAGATCGTCGGCATGATCCATCGATCCCATCCGGGCAGAAAGAGGGATCGCTATGGCATTATTTCGAATGTTTAATATTTTGCGAGCAACGTCGCCTGTCTACTGAACCGGACAATTTGCATTATTCGCCGAACCATCGGGCATCCGGG
This genomic window contains:
- a CDS encoding pentapeptide repeat-containing protein, giving the protein MLNNPTITLQQRFLAGIIKLGMCLLLSIAAEAQPASVTVTNYGWFVASFALKGCDKELNAGDIPVEQYRTFDLDELGCSKEQTARLEIYYNWWGWKTLDFPPVVELRWVGDGVWRVMNKQNWAMATQGNILIRLDGPAWAPEASLIDFKKDLWKANLPGADLAGVDLSMGNLESANLPRADLSGAILRRADLSRANLSNADLSSANLYGADLNGADLSGAKGANLAAAITTGSTICPNKKHGPCR